In Podarcis muralis chromosome 14, rPodMur119.hap1.1, whole genome shotgun sequence, one genomic interval encodes:
- the EMP2 gene encoding epithelial membrane protein 2 — protein MLILLAFIIVFHISSAALLFIATIDSAWWVGEDFSTDVWHRCLNGTNCTALDETFPDYQSIQAIQATMILSTILCCVAFFVFILQLFRLKQGERFVLTSIIQLLSCLCVMIAASIYTDRHEEFHVGPQYDFFQVSSGQYGYSYVLAWVAFSFTLLSGIMYLILRKRK, from the exons ATGCTGATTCTCCTCGCCTTCATCATCGTCTTCCACATCAGCTCGGCTGCCCTTCTGTTCATCGCCACGATTGACAGC GCCTGGTGGGTTGGGGAGGACTTCTCCACAGACGTCTGGCATCGCTGCCTCAATGGCACTAACTGTACAGCCCTGGACGAGACCTTCCCAG ACTACCAGTCTATCCAGGCAATTCAGGCGACGATGATCCTCTCCACCATCCTCTGCTGTGTGGCCTTTTTTGTTTTCATCCTCCAGCTGTTCCGCCTAAAGCAAGGCGAGAGATTCGTCTTAACATCTATCATCCAGCTGCTATCCT gtCTGTGCGTGATGATTGCCGCGTCCATTTACACGGACCGCCACGAGGAGTTTCACGTGGGTCCGCAGTACGACTTTTTCCAGGTGTCCAGTGGGCAGTACGGCTACTCCTATGTCCTGGCGTGGGTCGCCTTCTCTTTCACGTTGCTCAGTGGAATCATGTACCTAATACTAAGGAAGCGTAAATAA